The following proteins are co-located in the Candidatus Nitrotoga sp. AM1P genome:
- the tpx gene encoding thiol peroxidase, which produces MANETSTNPAVTLNGTPITLFGTFPTVGQIAPEFTLVDKDLKDVALKDFAGKRKVLNIVPSLDTAVCATSTRKFNEAASKLDNTVVLVISADLPFAMSRFCVAEGLDNVTTLSLMRGRDFMRNYGVKIADSILRGVTARAVLVLDENNHVLHAELVDDITHEPDYQAALSALTQH; this is translated from the coding sequence ATGGCTAATGAAACTTCAACCAACCCTGCTGTCACCTTGAACGGCACACCCATTACATTGTTCGGCACTTTTCCAACCGTTGGTCAAATTGCCCCGGAATTCACGCTAGTGGACAAAGACCTGAAAGATGTGGCGTTAAAAGACTTTGCCGGCAAGCGTAAGGTTCTTAACATTGTGCCTAGTTTAGATACCGCCGTGTGCGCCACTTCTACACGCAAATTTAACGAAGCGGCAAGCAAGCTCGACAACACAGTGGTGCTGGTGATTTCCGCCGACTTACCCTTTGCTATGAGTCGCTTTTGCGTGGCTGAAGGATTGGACAATGTCACTACACTGTCCTTAATGCGCGGACGGGATTTCATGCGGAATTACGGCGTAAAGATTGCTGATTCTATATTACGTGGCGTAACCGCACGCGCTGTACTGGTACTGGATGAAAATAACCACGTGTTGCACGCAGAGTTGGTGGACGACATCACGCATGAACCTGACTATCAAGCAGCATTAAGTGCACTAACGCAGCACTAA
- the gcvP gene encoding aminomethyl-transferring glycine dehydrogenase: protein MITTDKFVNRHNGPRKNDVKAMLDTIGAGSVDELIDQTIPAAIRLKKPLNLPSGMTEYQYHKHLRGVAAKNKIFKTYIGLGYYNTIVPPVIQRNVLENPGWYTAYTPYQAEISQGRLEALLNFQTMIMDLTGMEIANASLLDESTAAAEAMAMLFNNRTHRAIENGANKFFVSNECYPQTIDLLKTRSTPMGIELVIGDFKTGTLDNSIYGALLQYPTADGTVHDYADFVKRAKANGTTIAVAADILSLVLLTPPGKWGADVVVGSTQRFGVPMGYGGPHAAYFACREEYKRSIPGRIIGVSIDADGNQALRMALQTREQHIRRDKATSNICTAQALLAIMVSMYAVYHGPEGLKGIAQQVHFTAIALATELKKLGYIIEDGIYFDTIKINGTDNAKIKQLAQAAQINFRYTDNAITISVDQTIDTDDLNALISVFAHAVGKTPSKITEEQIFNQKSLIKNRQSLILQHPVFNIYHSESELMRYIKRLENKDLSLTHSMISLGSCTMKLNAASELMPITWPEFAHIHPFVPVEQAAGYHEIIDDLDKSLSEITGFEKMSFQPNSGAQGEYAGLLVIQAYHQSRGDAHRNIALIPTSAHGTNPASAAMCGLKIVLVKCDKVGNIDVSELREKAIQHKDNLACLMITYPSTHGVYEESIIEITNIIHENGGQVYMDGANMNAQVGLTSPGNIGADVCHLNLHKTFAIPHGGGGPGMGPIGVAKHLAPFLPSHSLVKTGGENGIHAVSAAPYGSALILLISYGYIKMLGNDGVTEATRIAILNANYIKDSLKDHFPTLYSGANGRCAHEMILACVAFKKEVGIEVGDIAKRLMDYGYHAPTVSFPVADTLMIEPTESESKEELDRFCSAMISIRKEIDEIITGKADKEDNVLKNAPHTAKSTLTSNWKHSYSREKAVYPLKWVQDNKFWPSVARVDNVHGDKNLICACPPIQAYADDAL from the coding sequence ATGATTACAACCGATAAATTTGTAAACCGTCATAACGGTCCGCGCAAAAATGATGTTAAGGCAATGCTTGATACAATTGGTGCAGGTTCTGTAGATGAATTAATTGATCAAACCATCCCTGCTGCGATCCGCTTAAAAAAACCATTGAACTTACCATCAGGGATGACTGAATATCAATACCACAAGCATTTACGTGGTGTTGCGGCAAAGAATAAAATTTTTAAAACCTATATTGGTTTAGGTTATTACAACACGATAGTTCCCCCTGTTATCCAGAGAAATGTTTTAGAAAACCCGGGTTGGTATACCGCTTACACGCCTTATCAGGCAGAGATTTCACAAGGTCGTTTAGAGGCACTGTTGAATTTCCAAACCATGATTATGGATTTAACCGGAATGGAAATAGCAAATGCATCATTGCTGGATGAATCCACTGCGGCAGCTGAAGCAATGGCAATGTTGTTCAACAATCGCACGCACCGAGCAATTGAAAATGGAGCGAACAAGTTTTTCGTTTCCAACGAATGTTACCCGCAAACTATCGATTTATTAAAAACACGTTCAACTCCAATGGGGATTGAATTAGTGATTGGTGACTTTAAAACCGGAACGTTAGATAACAGTATTTATGGTGCATTGCTTCAATATCCAACCGCTGATGGCACAGTTCACGATTACGCTGACTTTGTAAAAAGGGCAAAAGCAAATGGAACCACCATTGCTGTAGCAGCCGATATACTGAGTTTAGTATTACTGACCCCTCCAGGCAAATGGGGAGCTGATGTTGTTGTTGGTTCCACACAACGCTTTGGTGTCCCTATGGGTTACGGCGGCCCGCACGCGGCATATTTTGCTTGCCGTGAAGAATATAAACGATCCATTCCTGGCCGCATCATTGGTGTTTCGATTGACGCGGACGGAAATCAAGCATTACGTATGGCATTACAAACGCGCGAGCAACACATACGTAGAGACAAAGCCACCTCCAACATTTGTACTGCACAAGCATTATTAGCCATTATGGTAAGTATGTATGCGGTATATCACGGACCGGAAGGCCTCAAAGGGATTGCACAACAAGTACATTTTACTGCTATAGCATTGGCAACCGAGTTAAAAAAATTAGGCTATATCATTGAAGATGGAATTTATTTTGATACCATCAAAATCAATGGAACAGACAATGCGAAAATTAAACAATTAGCGCAAGCAGCACAGATTAATTTCCGTTATACGGATAATGCAATTACTATTTCTGTTGATCAAACTATCGACACCGATGACTTGAATGCGCTTATTAGTGTATTCGCACACGCCGTTGGCAAAACCCCTTCTAAAATTACTGAAGAACAGATTTTTAATCAAAAATCTTTGATCAAAAATCGTCAATCTTTAATCCTGCAACATCCTGTATTTAATATTTACCATTCCGAATCCGAGCTGATGCGGTATATCAAGCGATTGGAAAACAAGGATTTATCTTTGACTCATTCCATGATTTCATTAGGCTCTTGTACTATGAAATTAAATGCCGCCTCCGAATTAATGCCTATTACATGGCCCGAATTTGCCCATATCCACCCCTTTGTACCCGTTGAACAAGCGGCGGGTTACCATGAAATAATCGATGACCTGGATAAATCATTAAGTGAGATTACGGGTTTCGAAAAAATGAGTTTTCAGCCCAACAGCGGCGCTCAGGGCGAATATGCCGGATTATTGGTCATTCAGGCATACCATCAATCACGTGGTGATGCGCACAGAAATATTGCGTTAATTCCCACATCGGCACATGGCACCAATCCTGCCAGCGCTGCAATGTGTGGCCTGAAGATAGTCTTGGTGAAATGTGACAAAGTAGGAAATATTGATGTAAGCGAATTGCGTGAAAAAGCAATTCAGCATAAAGATAATCTGGCATGCTTAATGATTACATACCCAAGCACTCACGGTGTTTACGAAGAAAGTATCATTGAGATTACCAACATCATTCATGAAAATGGCGGACAAGTTTATATGGATGGCGCCAACATGAATGCACAAGTAGGCTTAACCAGCCCCGGCAATATTGGCGCCGATGTTTGCCACTTGAATTTACATAAAACTTTTGCAATTCCTCACGGTGGTGGCGGCCCAGGTATGGGACCCATTGGCGTTGCAAAACACCTGGCTCCTTTTTTGCCTTCACATTCCTTAGTAAAAACTGGGGGAGAAAACGGCATACACGCAGTATCTGCAGCGCCTTACGGCAGTGCACTAATTTTATTGATATCTTATGGATATATAAAAATGTTAGGCAACGATGGCGTTACCGAAGCAACACGTATCGCAATTTTAAATGCCAACTATATTAAAGACTCATTAAAAGATCATTTCCCTACTTTATATAGTGGTGCCAATGGACGTTGCGCGCACGAAATGATTTTAGCCTGCGTTGCGTTTAAAAAAGAAGTCGGAATAGAAGTAGGGGACATTGCAAAGCGATTAATGGATTATGGGTATCATGCACCGACAGTTTCATTCCCGGTAGCCGATACATTGATGATTGAACCAACCGAAAGTGAATCAAAAGAAGAATTAGATCGTTTTTGCTCTGCTATGATTTCTATACGCAAAGAAATTGATGAAATAATTACAGGTAAAGCGGATAAAGAAGATAACGTACTTAAAAATGCACCGCATACAGCGAAATCAACTCTCACGAGCAATTGGAAACACAGCTATTCGCGCGAAAAAGCAGTTTATCCATTAAAGTGGGTACAAGACAACAAATTCTGGCCAAGTGTTGCCCGTGTAGACAATGTCCATGGTGATAAAAATCTGATTTGTGCTTGCCCACCAATACAAGCGTATGCCGATGATGCGCTATAA
- the gcvH gene encoding glycine cleavage system protein GcvH, with amino-acid sequence MSNSNNLPSNLKYTTSHEWIKKETDGTITIGITQHAQELLGDMVFVETPAVGRQLKAKEECVVVESVKAAADIYAPVTGVVVAVNSELGNAPEKINEDPYSAWMFKMKPDNTADVDTLMDAAAYQALVDSEAH; translated from the coding sequence ATGAGCAATTCAAACAATCTGCCAAGTAACCTGAAGTACACTACATCCCACGAGTGGATCAAAAAAGAGACCGACGGGACGATCACGATCGGCATCACCCAACACGCGCAAGAGCTGTTAGGCGACATGGTATTTGTGGAAACTCCAGCAGTGGGCCGCCAACTGAAAGCCAAGGAAGAATGCGTAGTAGTAGAATCAGTAAAGGCTGCGGCTGATATTTATGCGCCTGTTACTGGTGTAGTGGTTGCGGTTAATTCTGAACTCGGCAATGCGCCAGAAAAGATCAATGAAGATCCTTATTCCGCATGGATGTTCAAAATGAAGCCAGATAACACCGCCGACGTAGACACATTAATGGATGCTGCAGCGTATCAGGCACTAGTCGATAGTGAAGCACATTAA
- the gcvT gene encoding glycine cleavage system aminomethyltransferase GcvT: protein MTLEQTPLNAAHRAMGAKMVDFGGWDMPLHYGSQLDEHHQVRRDAGMFDVSHMRVVDMKGEGVRDFLRYLLANNVDKLQSSGKALYSCLLRPDGGVIDDLIVYFMNERWFRIVVNAGTADKDIAWMIEQATVRAPQLQITSRNELAMIAVQGPHAAAKLWQALPEAQKLAEELKPFNAVECNSMFIARTGYTGEDGFEIILPAKAAPSFWQTLNDVGVKPIGLGARDTLRLEAGMNLYGHDMDETINPLEAGLAWTVDLVSERDFIGKTALVTKPRTRKLVGLVLQDRGVLRDHQVVHSSHGDGEITSGSFSPTLNQSIALARIPSTVQIGDTVQVVIRDKMLAAKVVKYPFVRNGKGLI from the coding sequence ATGACACTCGAACAAACTCCTCTGAATGCAGCACATCGCGCAATGGGCGCAAAGATGGTCGATTTCGGCGGCTGGGATATGCCGTTGCATTACGGTTCACAACTTGACGAACACCATCAAGTACGTCGCGATGCCGGCATGTTTGATGTCTCGCACATGCGCGTGGTCGATATGAAGGGCGAAGGGGTGCGCGACTTCTTGCGCTATCTATTGGCAAACAACGTGGACAAACTGCAATCTTCCGGAAAAGCGCTGTATTCTTGCCTGTTACGTCCGGATGGTGGTGTGATCGACGATCTCATCGTGTACTTCATGAATGAAAGGTGGTTTCGCATCGTCGTGAATGCGGGTACAGCTGATAAGGATATTGCATGGATGATTGAACAAGCTACTGTCCGCGCACCACAATTGCAGATTACTTCACGCAACGAGTTGGCAATGATCGCGGTGCAAGGACCACATGCAGCGGCAAAACTATGGCAGGCCTTGCCCGAAGCACAAAAATTGGCGGAAGAACTCAAACCCTTCAATGCCGTAGAGTGCAATTCAATGTTTATCGCCCGAACTGGCTATACTGGCGAAGATGGCTTTGAGATCATACTACCGGCCAAGGCTGCACCTTCCTTCTGGCAAACACTAAATGACGTGGGAGTGAAACCTATCGGGCTGGGCGCACGTGACACGTTGCGTCTGGAAGCCGGCATGAACCTGTACGGTCATGATATGGATGAGACCATAAATCCGCTGGAAGCCGGGCTGGCATGGACGGTAGATCTGGTGAGTGAACGCGACTTCATTGGTAAAACAGCGCTCGTCACCAAGCCTAGAACTCGTAAGTTAGTCGGCCTTGTCTTGCAGGATCGCGGGGTGCTGCGTGATCACCAAGTAGTACACAGCAGCCATGGCGATGGCGAAATTACCAGCGGTAGTTTTTCACCCACACTGAATCAATCAATCGCCTTGGCACGTATACCCTCCACGGTACAAATAGGCGACACGGTACAGGTGGTGATTCGCGATAAAATGCTGGCGGCCAAGGTAGTGAAATACCCGTTCGTACGTAACGGCAAAGGCTTAATCTAA
- the rpmE gene encoding 50S ribosomal protein L31, whose amino-acid sequence MKTDIHPQYDEIAVTCSCGNTFKTKSTMGKPLHVEVCSDCHPFYTGTQKIVDTAGRVERFRQKYGKSGAKSAP is encoded by the coding sequence ATGAAAACCGACATTCATCCGCAATACGACGAAATTGCAGTTACTTGTAGTTGTGGCAATACTTTTAAAACCAAGTCCACAATGGGTAAACCGCTGCATGTAGAAGTCTGCTCGGACTGTCATCCTTTTTATACCGGCACGCAAAAAATCGTGGATACCGCTGGTCGAGTGGAGAGATTCCGCCAAAAATATGGCAAGTCCGGTGCAAAATCTGCACCATAA
- a CDS encoding ArnT family glycosyltransferase, producing MFFYPPTQEHPITITKAWLLALLCAVWLGTGLVGHDPWQSDDAYSFGLVYHILQSGDWLVPTLVGQPYMDKPPLFYITAALFAKLFSPLLELHDGARLASGFYTALTLLFIGLSGRELFGRARGWAATIILIGCLGMLVRSHELITDLALLTGCAMMLYGYILSLHRTLWAGMLMGSGIGIGFMSKGFIAPTLFVLISAALLLFRTWRTRSFLSSLGIALLFALPWLTVWPFLLYQRSPDLFMEWIWTLNIGHWFDYIRGGDYAQALYYIKILPWFAWPALPLAAWAVWEARRRVLHEAEFQLLLVSFFVMLITLSVVPNIREVFALPILLPLVLLATAALPTLRRGAANALDWFGIMTFGFVAILMWWGWAGLLRDNHAKITLWLKDYQPGFEPVFNATTFWVALVFTVLWVLLVWRVGRSMRRAVLNWASGVTLLWVLAMTLWLPWLDNGKSYRGMVASLKQAMPIQYGCIASLDVGDTQRAMLQYLGNITTHTQAQLDCDLLLVHGERAAKLVKDETTWVELWEGNRKGVKSKSFRLYQRITQRPEIPQP from the coding sequence ATGTTTTTCTATCCGCCGACACAAGAACATCCGATCACGATAACTAAAGCCTGGTTGCTGGCACTGCTGTGTGCAGTGTGGTTAGGCACGGGGTTGGTAGGGCATGACCCGTGGCAGTCAGACGATGCTTATAGTTTCGGGTTGGTCTATCACATCCTGCAAAGCGGCGATTGGCTAGTTCCCACCTTGGTTGGCCAACCCTACATGGACAAGCCACCACTGTTCTATATAACAGCCGCGCTTTTCGCTAAACTATTCTCTCCTTTGCTTGAGCTACATGATGGCGCGCGCCTGGCAAGCGGTTTTTATACCGCTCTTACGCTGTTGTTCATAGGGCTGTCCGGACGCGAACTATTCGGGAGGGCGCGCGGTTGGGCTGCGACGATCATTCTGATCGGTTGTCTCGGCATGTTGGTCCGCTCACATGAGCTCATCACTGATCTGGCCTTGCTCACAGGTTGTGCCATGATGTTGTATGGCTACATTTTAAGTTTGCATCGTACTTTATGGGCAGGCATGCTCATGGGCAGTGGCATCGGCATTGGCTTTATGTCCAAGGGTTTTATCGCTCCCACGCTGTTCGTGCTTATCAGTGCCGCGCTACTGTTATTCCGCACTTGGCGTACACGCTCCTTTCTTTCCAGCTTGGGCATCGCACTGTTGTTTGCGCTGCCCTGGTTAACTGTCTGGCCTTTCTTGTTGTATCAACGTTCGCCAGATCTATTTATGGAATGGATTTGGACGCTTAACATTGGCCACTGGTTTGACTATATTCGAGGTGGCGATTATGCACAGGCGCTATATTACATAAAGATATTGCCTTGGTTCGCCTGGCCTGCTTTGCCATTGGCTGCTTGGGCAGTGTGGGAGGCGCGGAGGAGAGTACTGCATGAAGCAGAATTCCAGCTGTTGCTGGTGAGCTTTTTTGTAATGTTGATTACGTTGAGTGTGGTGCCCAATATTAGGGAAGTGTTCGCGTTGCCTATACTGCTGCCGTTAGTTTTGCTTGCTACTGCAGCTCTTCCCACTCTGCGCCGGGGAGCAGCCAACGCGCTGGATTGGTTCGGCATCATGACTTTCGGTTTTGTCGCCATCTTGATGTGGTGGGGCTGGGCTGGGCTACTACGGGATAACCATGCCAAGATCACTTTGTGGCTGAAAGACTATCAGCCTGGTTTTGAACCAGTGTTTAATGCGACAACATTTTGGGTTGCACTGGTCTTCACCGTACTGTGGGTGCTGCTGGTGTGGCGCGTTGGACGCTCTATGCGTCGCGCTGTGCTTAACTGGGCCAGTGGCGTGACTCTGTTATGGGTGCTTGCCATGACACTATGGCTACCATGGTTGGACAACGGCAAGAGCTATCGTGGCATGGTCGCTTCTCTTAAGCAGGCCATGCCCATACAGTATGGTTGCATTGCGAGCCTGGATGTAGGCGATACCCAGCGCGCCATGTTGCAATATTTGGGAAATATCACCACGCACACTCAAGCACAACTTGATTGTGATCTGCTACTGGTGCATGGAGAACGTGCCGCCAAGCTAGTGAAAGACGAAACAACTTGGGTCGAGCTATGGGAAGGCAACCGCAAGGGCGTTAAATCAAAATCTTTCCGTTTGTATCAACGCATTACACAAAGGCCAGAAATCCCACAGCCATAG
- a CDS encoding kinase, which yields MLRRAVLKEKEIEGDDNIDLIEQTVRFALGRGYDVVLEGILARSRYGPMLGRLANSSPFTYAYYVDVSFEETLCRHASKPNAHEFGEKEMRGRWLENDVLDFRGEKSFGAELSLKESIGLIVSEIGKPQCSSS from the coding sequence ATGCTGCGTCGAGCTGTTCTCAAGGAAAAGGAAATCGAAGGGGACGATAATATCGACCTCATCGAACAAACCGTCAGGTTCGCTCTTGGACGCGGGTACGATGTTGTGCTCGAAGGAATTCTTGCCCGTTCGCGGTACGGCCCAATGCTTGGGAGATTGGCGAACAGCTCTCCTTTCACCTATGCGTATTACGTCGACGTCTCCTTTGAGGAAACGCTATGTCGCCATGCCAGCAAGCCAAATGCCCATGAATTCGGTGAAAAGGAAATGCGCGGGCGGTGGCTTGAAAACGACGTTCTCGACTTCCGGGGCGAAAAGAGTTTCGGTGCCGAGCTGTCGCTCAAGGAAAGTATCGGGCTGATTGTTTCAGAAATCGGGAAACCCCAATGTTCCAGCTCCTGA
- a CDS encoding multicopper oxidase family protein — protein sequence MGKIVTRREFIITGATGLVAIYGISACTKSDSPSSASESVKVEAIDPPAGEDFKDPPEMPNLSANAGVVEVALEAKTAKVMIKGVNVDLMTYNGYFPQQTIRVKRGDKLSINFKNSLPLTTDKNILGYTKNITNIHTHGWHVSPSGKSDNVFLHINPGEEFLYEYDLSKQEAGTLNFLHSHGHGLVTEQMWGGLAGCALVVADEVDGLSDFETHIISLHDIDLVGTNPAPYTLEDYMNGKEGNIVMVNGQINPVLPINPGQVQRWRVVNASTARFYKLSLEKHTMYLIGTDGGLLDKPYPLSEILLTPGERIDLLIKADQGSGSYRFLSMPYDRGGNVPQTITLMTASYRGNTVKDEIPVTINSHAKKLNVDTAALRRSQIALSMGVNKGLINNKSFGDDPFVHTSKVGTFELWEIQNFSGMDHPFHQHINPAQIIFMKGGEKGYASLYSSIPAWKDTINVPKGGSVTMLVPIRDFSGRTVFHCHIIEHGDLGMMAVWDIVK from the coding sequence ATGGGGAAGATAGTGACCAGGAGAGAATTCATAATAACAGGCGCAACAGGGCTGGTTGCAATTTACGGGATCAGCGCATGCACTAAAAGTGATAGTCCATCAAGCGCTTCAGAAAGTGTAAAAGTAGAGGCGATCGACCCGCCAGCAGGAGAGGATTTTAAAGATCCTCCTGAAATGCCAAATTTGAGCGCTAACGCGGGGGTTGTGGAGGTTGCATTAGAGGCAAAGACGGCAAAAGTAATGATTAAGGGGGTAAATGTAGACCTTATGACGTACAACGGCTATTTTCCGCAACAAACCATAAGGGTAAAAAGAGGTGACAAATTAAGCATTAATTTCAAAAACTCCCTTCCATTGACGACCGATAAAAACATCCTGGGTTATACGAAAAATATCACCAATATTCACACTCATGGGTGGCATGTGTCTCCATCCGGGAAATCGGATAACGTATTTCTACATATCAATCCAGGTGAAGAGTTCTTATATGAATACGATTTATCTAAACAAGAGGCGGGGACATTGAATTTCCTGCACTCTCATGGCCATGGTCTGGTTACTGAGCAGATGTGGGGGGGCCTTGCAGGATGTGCGCTGGTCGTTGCGGATGAGGTCGATGGACTCTCCGATTTTGAGACTCATATAATATCCTTACATGACATAGACCTCGTGGGAACTAACCCAGCGCCCTACACCCTTGAGGATTATATGAATGGAAAGGAAGGAAATATTGTCATGGTCAACGGCCAGATAAATCCTGTCTTGCCGATCAATCCTGGACAGGTTCAGAGATGGAGAGTGGTGAACGCCAGCACTGCAAGGTTTTATAAACTCAGTCTTGAGAAACACACCATGTATCTGATAGGAACCGATGGAGGGCTTCTTGATAAACCTTATCCATTATCAGAGATCCTCCTTACGCCAGGGGAGAGGATAGACCTTTTGATCAAGGCTGATCAGGGATCAGGCAGTTATAGATTTCTCTCCATGCCCTATGACAGAGGAGGGAATGTGCCTCAGACCATAACGCTCATGACTGCTTCTTATCGCGGAAACACTGTAAAGGACGAAATTCCTGTCACAATTAATTCCCATGCAAAAAAGCTGAATGTGGATACAGCTGCTCTTCGCAGGTCACAGATAGCTCTTTCCATGGGAGTGAATAAGGGGTTAATAAATAACAAGAGCTTTGGAGACGATCCTTTTGTTCATACATCGAAGGTCGGGACCTTCGAGTTATGGGAGATTCAAAATTTCAGCGGCATGGATCATCCGTTTCACCAGCATATAAACCCGGCTCAGATCATTTTCATGAAAGGGGGAGAGAAAGGATATGCATCTTTATATTCCAGTATCCCTGCATGGAAGGACACCATAAACGTACCAAAAGGCGGATCTGTAACCATGCTCGTACCTATCAGGGACTTTTCAGGGCGGACTGTATTTCACTGCCATATCATTGAACACGGGGACTTAGGAATGATGGCGGTATGGGATATTGTTAAATAA
- the bioA gene encoding adenosylmethionine--8-amino-7-oxononanoate transaminase yields MPNINLLARSNSAVWHPCTQMKHHETLPLIPIQRGQGMWLYDFDGNRYLDAVSSWWVNLFGHCNPRINAAITLQLEQLEHVMLAGFTHEPVVQLSERLAQLAPVGLGHCFYASDGASAIEIALKMSVHYWRNCGQPHKSNFISLQNSYHGETLGALSVTDVGIFKDPYSALVKQNATVLSPDWRNAEPGESARDYALRCAVQLETHLQQHHHNIAAFIIEPSVQGAAGMVMYHPAYLTRARELCDQYEVHLIADEIAVGMGRTGTMFACEQAEKPLSRDSTEEGISPDFLCLSKGLSGGYLPLSVVMTTDTIYQAFYADKVARGFLHSHSYTGNPLACSAALATLEIFKQDDVIATNRNKAVYLNRIAEPLRDHPRVKNFRNTGMIWAFEVDSLHDDFAQRCFSLALEQELLLRPMGNTIYFMPPYIISEAEMDMLVEHTLAIIAVII; encoded by the coding sequence ATGCCTAACATCAATTTGCTCGCCCGTTCCAATTCCGCTGTGTGGCATCCCTGCACACAGATGAAGCACCATGAGACGCTACCGCTAATACCTATCCAGCGTGGGCAAGGCATGTGGCTATATGATTTTGACGGTAACCGCTATCTGGATGCGGTGAGTTCGTGGTGGGTAAATTTGTTCGGGCATTGCAATCCGCGCATTAATGCCGCGATTACCCTTCAGTTAGAGCAGCTAGAGCATGTGATGCTGGCTGGTTTTACTCATGAACCGGTGGTGCAGCTTTCCGAGCGATTGGCGCAGCTGGCCCCTGTCGGTCTGGGCCATTGTTTTTATGCCTCAGACGGCGCATCGGCTATTGAAATTGCGCTAAAAATGAGCGTGCATTATTGGCGCAACTGTGGTCAGCCTCACAAAAGCAATTTTATCAGTCTGCAAAACAGCTATCACGGTGAAACACTGGGCGCATTGTCTGTGACCGATGTGGGAATATTTAAGGATCCATACAGTGCCTTGGTTAAACAGAATGCCACAGTATTAAGCCCTGACTGGCGTAATGCAGAACCAGGAGAGAGTGCACGAGACTATGCTCTACGCTGTGCTGTGCAGCTTGAAACACATTTGCAGCAGCATCATCACAATATTGCCGCTTTTATTATCGAACCGTCAGTGCAGGGGGCTGCGGGCATGGTTATGTATCACCCGGCTTATTTAACTCGTGCGCGCGAGTTATGCGATCAATACGAGGTGCATCTCATTGCCGATGAAATTGCAGTGGGGATGGGACGGACGGGAACGATGTTTGCCTGTGAGCAGGCAGAGAAGCCTCTCAGCCGGGATAGTACAGAGGAGGGTATTTCGCCGGATTTCCTGTGTTTGTCCAAGGGTCTAAGCGGTGGCTATCTGCCACTATCCGTGGTGATGACAACGGATACGATCTATCAGGCATTTTATGCTGATAAAGTGGCGCGTGGCTTTTTACATTCGCATTCCTATACTGGCAATCCGCTGGCCTGTAGCGCGGCATTGGCTACTCTGGAAATATTCAAGCAAGATGATGTCATCGCAACCAACCGCAATAAAGCCGTTTATCTTAACCGCATCGCAGAACCCTTACGTGACCATCCCCGCGTAAAAAATTTCCGTAACACTGGGATGATCTGGGCATTTGAGGTGGATAGCTTGCACGATGATTTCGCGCAACGCTGTTTCAGCCTCGCGCTAGAGCAAGAACTACTACTGAGGCCGATGGGCAATACGATATATTTCATGCCACCCTATATCATCAGCGAAGCTGAAATGGACATGCTGGTTGAACATACACTGGCAATCATCGCGGTGATCATCTGA